AGTTGAAGTTGCTGATTTTGCTTGGTTGGAAGGCAACTGGACGGGCACGTCAGGTGACTTGCAATTGTTCGAAAAGTGGGAGATGAAGCAGGGAACTGTTTTAAATGGTGAAGGCGGAGGATATGTTGGAAAAGACACCGCATTCTTTGAGTCCGTTAAAATTGAACAACGTGCGGATGCGCTTTTTTATGTTGTGAGTGTAAAAGGGAATAATGAAGTTGTTGATTTTAAGTTTACCGGCTTCAAAAAGGATAGTGCCATTTTTGAAAATCCTCAACATGATTTCCCTAAACGAATTGTTTATTTTAAACTTCCTGATAGTAAAATGTATGCATGTATAGATGGCGTCAGTGAAGGGAAGTATGCGAAAATGGAGTTTTCTTACCAAAGAGCAAAATAGCTGAGATTAGGTTATTTCCCGCTATTTTCTTAAATTTATTAACCAATTTTTTACTCCATGAAAAAAATATATGCAATCGTTAGTGCAGGACTATTCTTATTCTGTTCAACTTCAGTTGTTGCACAATCCTGTCAACAAAAACACGACCCTTCTCATTTTTCTAAATCACATTCGGATGATGTTACCGTGATGGCTTCGAATTTGAGAAGTGATACCATTGATATATTAAACTATACCATTAATTTAAATATCACAGATTTTACCACCAATGTTATTCATGGTAATACAACTGTAAAATTTACTCCGAAATTGAATGGAGTAAATAAGCTGAATTTAGATTTGCTGGAGTTAACGATTGATTCCATTGAAATCGGTGGGGTGAATCTTTCCAGTAGTTATAATGATACGTTGCTGCAAGTGAATTTGCCAACCACTCATAACATCGGAGATACCACTACTGTTGTTGTGTATTACAGAGGAACGCCACAAGGTGATGCATCCGGCTGGGGCGGATTTTATTTTCAAAGTGGTTATGCTTATAATTTAGGTGTTGGCTTTTCTGCACTACCACATGTATACGGAAGAGTTTGGTTTCCTTGTTTCGATAATTTTGTTGAACGTTCCTCATACGAGTTTAATATTACTACGAATTCTGGAAAGATTGCCTATTGCAATGGTTACTTGGCAGGTGATACAACCGATGTTGGAGGTAATCGTACTCGCAAATGGATTATGAATGAGCAAATTCCTACTTATTTAGCTTCGGTTGCCGTTGCAGCATATGCTCAAGTAAATCAAACATATAATGGAATCGCGTCAACTTATCCAATTAATTTAGTTGCAGTTGCTTCGGATACAACGGCAGTGAAAAATTCATTCCTAAACCTTCCTGTGGCGCTATCTACCTATGAAAATCATTTTGGTCCCTATATGTGGAACAGAGTCGGTTATTGCATGGTGCCTTTTAGCTCTGGTGCAATGGAACATGCCACAAATATCTCCTATCCGAAAGCAACGGCCACGGGCTCGTTGACCTATCAAAATTTATATGCTCACGAATTGTCCCACCATTGGTTTGGTGATTTGGCAACTTGTCGCACTGCTGAAGATATGTGG
This Bacteroidota bacterium DNA region includes the following protein-coding sequences:
- a CDS encoding M1 family metallopeptidase, producing MKKIYAIVSAGLFLFCSTSVVAQSCQQKHDPSHFSKSHSDDVTVMASNLRSDTIDILNYTINLNITDFTTNVIHGNTTVKFTPKLNGVNKLNLDLLELTIDSIEIGGVNLSSSYNDTLLQVNLPTTHNIGDTTTVVVYYRGTPQGDASGWGGFYFQSGYAYNLGVGFSALPHVYGRVWFPCFDNFVERSSYEFNITTNSGKIAYCNGYLAGDTTDVGGNRTRKWIMNEQIPTYLASVAVAAYAQVNQTYNGIASTYPINLVAVASDTTAVKNSFLNLPVALSTYENHFGPYMWNRVGYCMVPFSSGAMEHATNISYPKATATGSLTYQNLYAHELSHHWFGDLATCRTAEDMWLNEGWAHYCEFLFFETLNGYPNYLTYVRNNHDVNLQFNTPKEGVLTLANIPQTYTYGDHVYNKGADVAHTLRGYMGDSLFFYSVKTYLANNNYKDVSSTDFMNELTAASGMDMSYFFNDWVFNPGWPHFSIDSTSIVPSGSDYSVTIYVKQKLTDAPAYYTNVPLEVTFKAADWTENTQQFLMSGANASFTFTVPFNPKFVAVNKGEKISHAVVSEFKTVKTTERQLLQMQNLP